In Mesorhizobium sp. J428, the genomic window CGTCGTCCTCGAACACCTCGGTCCAGTCCTTGACCAGACCGTCGAGCGCTTCCTTGGCCGTGCCTTGCCCGGCGACGACGTAGTCGTGGAATCGCTTCTGCGACGCCTGCAGCAGCGAGGCGTAGCTGGGCTCTGCCCAGAAGTCCTTCACGATCGCCATGGAGTCGAGGAAGGTCTGGGCATAGGGCTGGCTGGCGGCAAAGCCCGGGTCTTCCACGACGGCCTTGAGGCAGGAGAAGCCACCAAGCGACCACCACTTCTTCTGGACATCCGCGGTCGAGAACCACTTGATGTATTTGAGCGCCGCGTCCTGCTTGTCGGAATAGGCGACGACGGAAATGCCCTGGCCGCCGAGCTGGGCGAACTGGTCGCCGTCCGGACCCTTGGGATTGGCAAAGAAGCCGACCTTGTCGCCGCCGACCGACTCATCCTTCTGCAGACCGGGCCAGGTGAAGGCGAAGTTCATGTGCATCGCTACCTGGCCGGATTTGAAGGCGTCGATGCCCTCGCCCATGTAGCTGTTGGACGCGCCGGGGGGCGTGCAGCAATCGTAGAGCGTCTTGTAGAATTCGAGGCCGGCAACCGACTTCGGCGAATTGACGAAGCCTTCCATCTCGTAGGGCTTGTCCGGGTTCTCGTATTTGAAGCCGAACGAGTAGAGCACGTCCATGACACCCATGGTGACGCCCTCAGAGCCGCGCTCGGTGTAGATCGAGGCGCCATAGACGGTCTTGCCGTCGATCTCGCGCTTCTGGAAGAACTCGGCGATGTCCTTCAGTTCGGCAAAGGTCACGGGCACCGCAAGATCGCGGCCGTGCTTTTCCTTGAACGCCTTTTGAATGTCCGGATTAGCGAACCAATCCTTGCGGTAGGTCCAGCCGACCACATCGCCGAAGGCCGGCAGCGACCAGTAGTTCGGCGTGTTCTTCGGCCATTGCGAATAGCCGACGACGGTCGCGTCGACGAAGTCGCTCATCTTGATCCCTTCCTTGTCGAAGAAATCGTTGAGCTTCACGTAGTGGCCGTTCTCGGCCGAACCGCCGATCCACTGCGAATCGCCGATGATCAGGTCGCACAACTTACCCTTCGAGTTCAGCTCGTTGAGGAAGCGGTCCGCATAGTTGGTCCACGGCACGAACTCGAACTTCATGCCGATGCCGGTTTCCTTGGTAAAGTCCTTGCTCAGCTCGACGAGCGCGTTTGCGGGGTCCCA contains:
- a CDS encoding ABC transporter substrate-binding protein → MKRITRTAFGLASGLLATTALSNVAAAEDLTLCWAAWDPANALVELSKDFTKETGIGMKFEFVPWTNYADRFLNELNSKGKLCDLIIGDSQWIGGSAENGHYVKLNDFFDKEGIKMSDFVDATVVGYSQWPKNTPNYWSLPAFGDVVGWTYRKDWFANPDIQKAFKEKHGRDLAVPVTFAELKDIAEFFQKREIDGKTVYGASIYTERGSEGVTMGVMDVLYSFGFKYENPDKPYEMEGFVNSPKSVAGLEFYKTLYDCCTPPGASNSYMGEGIDAFKSGQVAMHMNFAFTWPGLQKDESVGGDKVGFFANPKGPDGDQFAQLGGQGISVVAYSDKQDAALKYIKWFSTADVQKKWWSLGGFSCLKAVVEDPGFAASQPYAQTFLDSMAIVKDFWAEPSYASLLQASQKRFHDYVVAGQGTAKEALDGLVKDWTEVFEDDGKM